The sequence TCCACCACGGATCCCTCCTCTGCAAAATGACACAGACAAGGATGAGATTTAGTGAACTTAACCACTGTTTTGTGTGAACTTTAACAACTATTCCAAATCTATTCCAAAAGGGAAAAGTTTTCTGTAGCATCACCTGTTGTTGATGATTGTTGTTGCAGCTGaactttctgcctctgtctggcTGGTGTGAGACATGGAGGGCTCGGATCTCCTCTGATGACCACTTTACGTTGCCTCGCCTCAGCCGGACTGCCCCCTCTGTGCTTCAAGTCTCTGTCCATAACTCACTCGTCTCAGCCTTTAACAAACCTACGGAGATCATTTGAGGCTGAACATCAGATCAGTCACAGCATGTGCGCTACACTGGCATTAAAAAGTTAGCAGGTATTAACTTAACATGAAGTAGTAGTACCCCGAATTTGTACTGGGGTACAgcatttgagtaaatgtacttagttacttaaCAGCACagagtaaaaagaacaaaaaataggAGATTAAATTGtgataaaatcataaaaaatatctGATAGATAGATATTACAACCATTTGTTTGGTTCAGAAAACTACTAAAAATCACGATGAGTGCACAGTGTGTCGATATtggctttacatttttttagcAACTCAAAAATCAAAACTTGCTGACTCGGGGAACTCCACTGGTTTTACACTGAAAAGCCTGTCTACAGGTCTCTACAGGTCTTCGGGAGACTTGTTCtacatttatgaaaaaaaattagctgaatgggaaacaggtgtcTAAGTCAGGACTGGGTGATTAGGAAATGAGACAGTTGAGCAGGAGGGTGTGGGGAGTCAGGTGATGAAGACAGGGAGGAGAGTGGGAGGTGGGCAGATGGAGAGTggccaatactttggtttaggGCGGTACATTCTCACACAGCAGCTAACGTGGCTGTAGACTGTTAGTCCTGTTTTAAAGCATTGTGAATATGTTTGACTGCAAAAGCTTTGCTATGAAAAACTATAACAACATCaagtttgttttgatgttttcagctgctgaCAAAAAGGGAAGGGCCTTTGCTTTTCACATATCTGGAATGAGTAGAAAACATTAAACTACAACCTGTGGAAGAAGTCACTGCAAACTGTAGAGACCATTATGGAATATAAATGAAACCACTGGAAACCAGTACAGtcaatcagagagagagagaatcactGACATACAGACAGACTCTCTCACCAAATCAAATCTTTCTCTATGTTCAGTGTCTAATGGCTTCTTTTGTCATCATACATATAAGTTTTGATTTCTTGTAGAAGCCACTGACGTTTTTATGATGGTTCAAATGATTTCTGATATTAACAGAATCTCTTCATGTGTCAAATCAAAACTTATTCttctttattgttattatattactcctctaatgtttatttgtatagGGCAAAGTTTATAGGATGAACCAGTGCTATATACCACAGCATTTATAGCCTTAGCTAATTTGCAATGCCTTTGCATATTTGTATTACACGAAACTCGACAATAAACACAGTACAttaaagcacaaaacacaaaaatgcacacaaaacagcacaagaCACGATCAGTTCTCAAACAATGGTGCAACAGAAGTACCGCAAAACTGATCCCTCTTTAAAACCTGTTTCTGTTACAGCAGTTTGACTCACCTCGTTTAGGAGCATCTGTCGTGAGCGGAGCTGGTGGCTAGTGTGCTGACTGCAGTCTGTCCTTCCCTCCACCTCTATATATATTAACTTTCACTTTCAATTTCCATGAGGAGGATAATgacttctccctcctccccctcttgtTAAGTGAATGTCTGTCTCTGCGGTTCAttttataaacattaaaaaggtTCAAAGACCTCTTGCACCTGCATAATTCCACTCACAAATACTGACTGGCTGATAGCGAACTGGTTCCACCCGTTTATTTTCTGTAGTAATGTAGCACCGTGTATTTCTGTGCCATAGTACAACAGGACACACCTTGTGAACTCTTCCAAATCAGGTCACGAAAGTTTTCATTTCCGGAACTGACTAAGCTGCCTTTTATGATAACATCTTGGAAGTGAACTCAATTCATTGTTAGATGACTCAGAGTCACTGTTTTCTGGaaactctctctgtctttcatacaacaattatttttagttttgagATGATGTACCTGCATAAGCTGGAGGATCGTGAAAGGAGGGGCAAGGTTGAATATTTCTCGAGAATACTGCTGTCCGCTTGTAAGAATCACAAAAAATCTGAGCAATCtgagtaaatgaaaacacaggtaTGTTTACACCTAATTGtcagtgatgacagtgtgtAGATTCAAAGCAGCTTGCAGTTAATTAACTCTTGtataatgaaacacaaaagaaacatcTTAATTTGGCAATGTTTaagatttttattgttttggtttcaacTTAATCATGATAACAATTTCCCCTAAAAGGCACATGCCTTCCTTTCCTGCGGAAACTTTTGCGATGGGTTTTAATCAGCATAAGCCAGTCCTTGAGTAGAGAGCTCTGCCTCAGAGAAGACGGCGCTGGGtggcagggaagaagaagggatGGGGCGGCCCGCTGCTGCTGAGACATGACATTTTGTTGGGCGTCCTGCATGAgaattcatttcttcttctcgGCCTTCTGTGCAGACTTGGTGACCTTTCCACCGGAGGCGACCTTCTTCTCAACGGACTTGATCACACCGACGGCCACGGTCTGCCTCATGTCACGCACGGCAAAGCGACCTGAGAGGAAGAGACGAACAAGAAATGAGACAAACAGAGGAGTCGATCAATAAGAGGCTCAAAACTATCTGTTTCAGTTCAAGTTCAGTTCCATAAAATCAAGAACATCCAAGCATCCCACGTCaacaaatacacataaacaggggaaaaggaaaaaaaacaatgcttaTTACAAACCTGAAACACTCAAGGGCTCAAATTTGTAACTttgtactttatttaatttatagattaattgattattattaattgTCAGTGaattattaatcattaaaaccttttgaaacacaaacatcatgtttcatttttctgcaaGCTTCAATAAGATGATTATTGGGCAAGTGATGTGGGATATTTTACAACCAGTCCAAATAAATTTGGTATTTGTATCATAAATTAAAGAAACATTGGCATTATTTGATTCatatgttaaataaaaacaaacaatcctGCTCCTGAACTCCCTGTCTTTAGTGAAACGTCATTAAAACgactaaaaataataataattcagcaCAACTTTCAGAAACTTAAAGCTACACAACTGATTTTTACAATTTAGACTAAttctttcataaaaaaacaaacaaaacaaagcatatTACTCACCCAGAGGGGGATACTGAGAGAAGCTCTCAACACACATGGGTTTTCCAGGCACCATGGTGATGATGGCAGCGTCTCCGGACTTGAGAGCCTTGGGGTTATCCTCAAGCTTCTTGCCGGAACGACGGTCAATCTTCTCCTTGAGCTCGCTGAACTTGCAGGCAATGTGAGCGGTGTGGCAGTCCAGCACAGGGGCGTAGCCCTGGGAGATCTGGCCAGGGTGGTTCAGGATGATGACCTGCAGAGGGAAACACAAGGAGAGACATGGAGGGAGGGTTAGAGGAGCAACATCTAAGATCTGTATGTGGACTGATTGGTGCTGGATTCCTCTGAGTTATTCTCCaagaaagcaaaagacaaaggcaaaataccacaaaaataatatttagatATCAGCTGTCACAATGAAATTACATTGAGTGAACATTTCCCTTCCATAATTTAAAGAAATAAGCCGGCAATTTAGTATTACACATCCATAAATGTACGGGACTTACAAGAAACAGATTTTGAAAAGAACTGTCAAAATCAAAGCCTCAGAGGCTGAGACAGCTTTATCTGTGGTCCTCTGCGGGTCGAGCTTCAAAAACATTGGACCTGATCCCGTAATGCTACTCGATAGCAGCCTTCATTACACTTCAGAAGGCCCACTTCTTTGAAACCCTGTCAGTTTATATCACAGGTTAAAATCTCTCATGCTGTTATTACAGACTGAGTACAGCCCCTGGTGATGAGTAAACTGAGCTTTTAGTCCCCtcttttgattttcattttcttcctctctcttttcctgagACTCACCTGAGCGGTGAAGTTCTCAGCAGCCAGGGGTGGGTCGTTCTTGCTGTCACCAGCCACGTTTCCACGACGGATCTCCTTGACGGACACGTTCTTGACGTTGAAGCCGACGTTGTCACCGGGGAGAGCCTCGGGCAGAGACTCGTGGTGCATCTCCACAGACTTCACCTCAGTGGTCAGGTTGGGGGGAGCAAAGGTGACGACCATACCGGGCTTCAGGATACCGGTCTCAACGCGGCCGACGGGGACAGTTCCAATACCTGAGAGCGAGCAGGACGCATACTCTTCAGTTTACCACAAAATAACTTGCAACTTGCTTttgatttcactgtgtgtgataTGTTGAAGACAGTCCTGCCCCAATTAAGAGTCACATGATAGTATTAATACATGTCAGATGTGCAGGTACAGGTGTAGTTTAAGTGCCCAGTATATCCAGTTCCACCCCTGTGATTTCACCTTTAGCAGATATCAGAGGCTGAGTCTATGATATGTATGTCAAGCCTGTCtataaaaaacatttgattaaaTTCAGACTTCATTTCAGTTCATGTTGAAAGAGATGAGGTGACATGAATTATGGTGTTGAGTTTACGGGACATCGTGTGACACTACTTACCGCCGATCTTGTAGACGTCCTGCAGGGGCAGACGCAGGGGCTTGTCAGTGGGGCGGGTGGGGGGCATGATGGAGTCCAGAGCCTCCAGCAGGGTAATACCAGTGGCACCACCCTCTTTACGCTCAATCTTCCATCCCTTGAACCAGCCCATCTGAAATGGagaattcagacacagacacaaaaagggaagaaaggaaaagagggaaaaggtgATGAAGTGATGAATATAGACCAAAAAAATCCAAGAAATATTGTCTTTCATCTGGGGGAATATAAATCACACGCCATCTGAACTACTGTATGCCCTCACCTTGTCACTGGCCTCCAGCATGTTGTCTCCGTGCCATCCAGAGATGGGGACAAAGGCAACAGTGGCAGGGTTGTAGCCGATCTTCTTAATGTAGGCGCTCACTTCCTTGGTGATCTCCTCAAAACGCTTCTGGCTGTAAGGGGGCTCGGTGGAGTCCATCTTGTTGACACCAACGATGAGCTGCTTGACACCCAGGGTGTAGGCCAGCAGGGCGTGCTCACGGGTCTGGCCGTTCTTGGAGATACCAGCCTCGAACTCACCAACACCAGCAGCGACGATCAGCACGGCACAGTCAGCCTATAAAGGCAGAATTTAGTGAAACGTGTGTACAGGATAAAGTGATGAGTCATTTCAGAAAAGATTAAAATGCATTCATTTACCTGAGATGTACCAGTGATCATGTTCTTGATGAAGTCCCTGTGTCCAGGGGCATCAATGATGGTCACGTAGTACTTGCTGGTCTCAAACTTCCACAGAGCAATGTCAATGGTGATACCACGCTCACGCTCGGCCTTCAGTTTGTCCAGCACCCAGGCGTACTTGAAGGAGCCCTTGCCCATCTATTGTGGTTAGGTTAGCACAAATAAAGCAGGAAGTAAAGGGGAAATGTATAAATTAGCCACAAATATTAaccaaagacatttttaaaacaaattcatGCCAGCTGAATTAAGGACACTGTAATGGGACTGTAATGGGAAAGTTTCTAATTCTAAATATATTAGTTTGGTGGCTCATAAACATGTTAAAGCACCCACTTCAGATTTAAACTGAGGgctttatcaaaataaaatataatctaAAGTTTCTTAATTTGGAAATAATATGAATAAGAAAGTCATTCAATGAGTTTTCATTTATACCCAGACTTAGTTTTCATACAGATCTCCCTTTTAGAAacatacttttttctctttctgctgcacCATCTATTTcaatatttactgtttttttttctttttttacaatACTCATTTAACCCACAGGAAGGCCTGCGATTTGTAACTGAGATATTTAATATGTAGGCTGATGTGTGAAATAATTTAAAGTCTCTAATTTGCCTTCATTCAGTGtatc is a genomic window of Toxotes jaculatrix isolate fToxJac2 chromosome 13, fToxJac2.pri, whole genome shotgun sequence containing:
- the LOC121191442 gene encoding elongation factor 1-alpha, producing the protein MGKEKTHINIVVIGHVDSGKSTTTGHLIYKCGGIDKRTIEKFEKEAAEMGKGSFKYAWVLDKLKAERERGITIDIALWKFETSKYYVTIIDAPGHRDFIKNMITGTSQADCAVLIVAAGVGEFEAGISKNGQTREHALLAYTLGVKQLIVGVNKMDSTEPPYSQKRFEEITKEVSAYIKKIGYNPATVAFVPISGWHGDNMLEASDKMGWFKGWKIERKEGGATGITLLEALDSIMPPTRPTDKPLRLPLQDVYKIGGIGTVPVGRVETGILKPGMVVTFAPPNLTTEVKSVEMHHESLPEALPGDNVGFNVKNVSVKEIRRGNVAGDSKNDPPLAAENFTAQVIILNHPGQISQGYAPVLDCHTAHIACKFSELKEKIDRRSGKKLEDNPKALKSGDAAIITMVPGKPMCVESFSQYPPLGRFAVRDMRQTVAVGVIKSVEKKVASGGKVTKSAQKAEKKK